A portion of the Candidatus Babeliales bacterium genome contains these proteins:
- a CDS encoding DUF2695 domain-containing protein — translation MSISKENFETLFYYLDEKLQEHGCQDTRKFTLQFLTDHAINPSSLLTWLVAISKVINIIRANQEIARIGLSRSFSHASNGTLH, via the coding sequence GAAAATTTTGAGACGTTATTTTACTATCTTGATGAAAAACTTCAAGAACATGGATGCCAAGATACTAGAAAGTTTACACTTCAATTTTTAACCGATCATGCAATTAATCCTAGCTCATTATTAACATGGTTGGTGGCAATCTCCAAGGTTATCAATATAATTCGTGCTAACCAGGAAATAGCACGAATTGGTTTATCAAGGTCTTTTAGCCATGCTTCAAATGGTACTTTACATTAA
- the rpsR gene encoding 30S ribosomal protein S18, translating to MTKKIKLKISARLVKKRSRRNNGNRPKMCRFCSDKEQVYGIDYKNSTFLKSFLTERGKILPSRISGACARHQRTISQEIRKSRVMALLPYLGTAF from the coding sequence ATGACTAAAAAAATTAAATTAAAAATCAGCGCACGACTCGTCAAAAAACGTTCACGTCGCAATAACGGTAATCGTCCAAAAATGTGTCGCTTTTGCTCTGATAAAGAACAAGTGTATGGTATTGACTATAAAAACTCTACATTTCTCAAAAGTTTTTTAACAGAACGAGGTAAAATATTACCTTCTCGTATTTCAGGTGCATGCGCACGCCATCAACGCACCATTTCTCAGGAAATAAGAAAATCTCGCGTTATGGCATTACTACCATATCTAGGGACAGCATTCTAA
- the rpsF gene encoding 30S ribosomal protein S6, translated as MLRQYEALLLTVPEITGDEVKYLETQLDKTIKAGTGSTISFERWGKYRLAYEINKNEYGIFFLMRFEVPQGTTLINDMKTLLKVKLNNVIMRDMISVLNPKHPLTYQRPRSLEEAPTRESESLSRDHKSSHFFSMDDRDNMDED; from the coding sequence ATGTTGCGACAGTATGAGGCTTTATTACTTACCGTACCGGAAATTACCGGCGACGAAGTAAAATACCTTGAAACTCAGCTTGATAAAACAATCAAAGCTGGCACAGGTTCTACCATTTCATTTGAACGTTGGGGAAAATATCGACTCGCATATGAGATCAATAAGAATGAATATGGTATATTTTTTCTCATGCGTTTTGAAGTTCCACAAGGAACAACCCTTATTAATGACATGAAAACTTTACTTAAAGTAAAGCTCAACAATGTGATCATGAGAGACATGATTTCAGTCCTTAATCCAAAACATCCCCTTACATATCAAAGACCTCGCTCTCTTGAAGAAGCGCCAACGCGTGAAAGTGAAAGCTTATCACGAGATCATAAATCATCTCATTTTTTCTCTATGGATGATAGAGATAATATGGATGAAGATTAA